The genomic interval TTCCGGGGAAGACGAAGGCATCGAGGCCGAGGCCGAGTGGGCGCAGTTCGGGGATGTGGACGGTGACGGCGATCTCGACCTGGTGACGGACGATCGGTTTCGGCCAGTGTGGATCAACGATGGCACGGGGGTCTTCAGCGCCGTCGTGGACAGCGCTCTGGCTGGCCCTGATGATGGCCCCTCTGTCGTGCGGGCACGGGCGATGTCGGACTTGGACGACGACGGTGATCTCGACGTGGTCTACGTGGGCAGCGGGCCCGGTCACGTGTGGTTGAACGACGGCGCCGGGCACTTCACCGACTCTGGTCAGGCACTGAGTGGCGACCGCGGTCAGTCGGTGGCGCTCGGGGATGTTGACGGTGACGGTGACACGGACATGCTCGTGTTCAATTTCGCGTCCAGGTCGGGACAAGGCGCCGAGCCAGATCGCGTGTGGCTCAACGACGGGACGGGCCACTTCGACGACTCGGGACAGCGGCTGAGTGGCAGTGTCCTCAGCACCCACGGCGCCCTCGGCGATGTCGACGGTGACGGAGACCTGGACGCTGTTGTCGGCGGCTTTGGCGGCGGTCTCGTCTGGCTCAACGACGGGGCGGGCACTTTTCGGGATAGCGGGCAGCGCCTAGACATCCTCGATGCGCGCGCGCTCAGCCTGGGTGACCTCGACGGAGACGGCGACATCGATGTGTTTATGACCGGTTTCGGCGAGGGGGTGCGGCTTTGGGCCAACGATAGCCGTGGCCGCTTCATCTCGGTGGATGGCATTCCTGACGCGTGGGAGCAGTTCGGTGTCGGGGCACAAGCGGATATTGACGGCGATGGCATCGCTGATCTGATCTTGGCGTTCTACCACCACACAGAGTTGTGGCTGGGGGGTGAGTAGTTGCTACTGGGGCTGAGGGGGCTGCGCACGGAACTGAATCGAAGCCGCCCACGCCAAGACCGCTGCGCTCGAGGTCGCGTTCTCGGCGGCCCTAGCAGGCCCTGCGCCCGAGGCCGCGCCAGCCTCACCCCTCCCGACGGGCAGTCCGTCGTCCATCGAGAGCGAGCGATAGCTCCGCCTGCGCATCATGGAGCTCGAGCGGGAGATCGCGACGCGCTTGGAACTTGAACGTGAGGAGGCGCTCGCCAAGGTGCGTGGGGAGCGCGACCTCGCCCTCCAGGCCGCGGGTCTCGCCCAGCTGCGGGCCGACAACCTCCGGCTCGAGGAGAAGCTCAGAGAGGAGCGCCGCAGGCGAGAGTCCTGACGGCGCGACGACGTGCCCGCGACGCGGGTGGCGCGCGGCGATCGCAGCGCCGTTGAGGAACGGATGCCCACGTCGATGGGCTCAGGCCGAGTTCAGCCTCCTGTGTGACAGGCGCCTGATGTGAAGCCTGAATACAAGAAGAAGCGCTGCTCGCATTCGTCGCATCGGCACGCGTCACACGCGGCCCCAGGGCTGGCACATGCAGCCGCGCAGGCGCCCGTCGAGCGCACGACGTCGCGTCGGCAGAGCACGAAGCTGGCGTAGCCAATCACACACGCTTCGGACACCGGGACCGCTGTGGCCGCATCCGCACAGGCGCCACCGCACATGCGCAGGCAGTCGAGGTCGCTCAACCCGCAGGTGTCGAAGCACCCATCCAAGCAGTCCTCGATGGGGGGGCCAGTAGGACTCTGCAAGGCCGATGCCTCGGCCGCAGTACAATCCGGGGTCCGCGCCGCGAGAGGTTCGGAGCCACTACACGCATCAAAGGCGGGCACGCAGTTGGTCTGCAAACAGGCGTCACACTCGAACGCGCCGTGGTCCGCGCAAGCGGCTGCGCAGGACAGCAACTCGCACGCCTGGAGTTCCGACACGCAGTCCTTGCACCACGACTCCGTGGGAGCGGCGCACATGGGGACGCAGGCTGCGTCCGAGCACGTGGTGTCTGCACAGTAGGGATAGCGAAAGTACGCGTGACCGCATGAAGGAGTTGTACAGCCCGGCGCCACTATCCCCGTGCAGCGGAGCAGGTCCGACCCACACAGGCATTCGCCGCTGGTGGGATCCGTGAGGCAGTCGTCATTGCCCAACAACCCGCCATAGAGAACCTCGGCACAGACCGCGCACTGCGTCGACACCGCCCCCGCATAGGCAGCTTGAACGCAGGCCTGCATGCACGTGTCGCTCTGGTCCGCACAGGCGGAGGCGCACCCATCCAAGGTCTCTGACAGAAACACCGAGTCAACGATGGTGCCGTCGGTCACTGGGTCGCAGTGGCCCGAGCATTCCTCGTCAATGCGGCTGTCGCAATCGTTGTCGCGCCCGTCGCACGCTTCGCGGATGAACGCCGGAGACACGAAGGGCGTGAAGTCATCGCAGTCGGTCTGCGGCACCCCCGCGGTGCACTCGGCACCCATCGCGGCGAAGCCGTCCCCGTCGCGGTCGTCCCCCGGCGGCAGCACTCCGTTGCAGTCATTGTCACGTCCGTCGCACAGCTCGGGGGCGCCTGGGTATACGGTGGGCACCTGGTCATCGCAGTCCCGCAGCGCCACGGGAAGGTCCATGCAGTCCGCGTAGCCGTCATCGTCATCGTCCTCACCGGGGAAGCTGAGCGACCCGGAGCAGTTGTTGTCCAGACCGTCGCAGATCTCCGGCGCGCCAGGCGCGACGTTGGGGTTCTGGTCGTCGCAGTCGGTGCCGCACAGGAGCGTCCCGCTCGACTGGAGGTTGCAGCAGCCCTCGAGGATGTCCCCATCGTTGTCCATGTCGGGCCCCAGGGTGGTAGGGTCGCAATCTTCATCGACCCCCTCGGCGTCGCAGACCTCGGCGGCGCCCGGAAAGCGTCGCGCGTCTCCGTCGTCGCAGTCGTCGCCACCACAAGCGATCGAGTCTGCCCCGTCGCTGTCGTTGTCCCGTGTTCCGGAGCAGGTACACATGCGCGTGTCCTCGTTGCAGATGTCGGCACCCGTGCAGGGCGCGCCGCCTGTGACGCAACCTCGGGCGTCCGCGCGCGCGTCGCTCGGGAGACAACGTTCGACCCCAGTGCAATAGCGCCCGTCGTCGCACACCCCGTCGGTCTCACACACAGCGACGCTCCCTGCGTCGTTGGACCCCGAGTTCCCGCCGCCGCAGCCGAGCGCGCCGGCGCACGCGCTGACCGCAAAGAAGAACACGAGGCACCTGTTGCGTCCCGTGACGGATTCACTCACCTGTCGTATGTGCATCGAAACCCCAGCCACGATGCTGCCACAGGCGGACGCGACAGGCATCAGCCACGTGCGAAGCGATTCGAGGTTCGCCGCATGCGCTTCCGCCGACCTGATGGAAGCGATCGCTACATGCGTCGAACGCCTCGCCGAGCACGGCGACAACGCGCTGGCGGAGGGTGCCTCCGGCGTCGAGTCAGCGCTCGTGTTGGTAGATCTCGAGCCACGCTGTGCGTGGGTTCGAGGTGTATTGGCTGATCACGACGAAGCGGCCGTCGTGCGACCACAGGGGCTCGTGGGGGGTCTTGCCTCGACGGTCGTGCCATGCATTCCCGTAGCGCACGACCTCACCGTCGGTGAGACGGCGGACGTAGGCGTGGCGGTACTCGCCCTCGAACGTGAGCGCGAACGCTCCGTCCGGTGAGAGGGCGAGGCCGATGCAGTAGTCGCGCAGCGGAATCAGCCGCGGCGGCGCGTCGCTCGTCGTGTCCCACACTTCGAGAGCTCGGTCGCCGCTCGCGACGAGCACGCGGCCGTCGGCGCTCAGCCGCGGGAAGTCACACACGGGTAGCTCGCGAAGGACCATGCCCGCGCCGTCCGTCAATGCGACGGTCTCGCCGGAGCCGAAGACGACGCGACGTGCTCCGTCGAGGCTCGCCGTCGTCCAGAGGTGGCCCTCGAGCTCGCGCTGGGGCTTCCACTCGCCGAGCGCGACGGCGCGGTCGAGGGGCTCGCCCGTGCGCGCGTCGATCGCACGCTCGCCTGCGGAGGAGACGAGGTACGTGGTCGCGGGCACGAAGCGCACGTCCGATGCGCGCTCGAGCTCGCGGAGCTCGCGGACCTTCTCCCAAGACGTAGTATCGAAGACCGTCACTGAGGGCCCGTCGCCGAGCACCGCGAGCAGCCTGCCGTCGAAGCACACGTCGAGAGCGAGAACCTCGGGCGTGTCGAGGTCGAGGCGGAGGTAGCGGCGAAGCTGCGGGATGCGCGCGTTCTCCTCCTCCGTGACCTCGTCCGGCCACGTGCTGTAGTCGGCGGTGTCGAACGCCATTCCGGGCGCGAGCCCGTCGAGCCACGCAGGATCGGTGACGGTGACCTCGTACTCGCGATCGTCGCCCGTCTCGCCCGGCACCTCGGTATAGCCCGCGATGAAGCGCCACGTGCTCGTGTCGATGAAGGCATCGTCGAGCTCCTTGCCCTCGAGCGCCGCATCGATCGCACTGCTCCCGCCGATCTCGAGCGCGAGCGAAGCGAACATGCGCACGAAGAAGCTGCGGTTCAGCGGGAGGTTCGCGTCCTCGTGGCAGCGCCTGACCCGAACGCGCAGTCGACGCGAGCTCGCGTCGACCCCCAAGACCTTCACGCTGACCGTAGACGTGCCCATGTCGGCGCATGGTCCCAGTAGGGGCGCATGATGTCACCCCGCCGAAACGGGTACGTTCCTCAGCTCGCCGTTCGACGTGTGGGTGGGATTGGGAACGTCAACGACGTGATTGTCCAGCTCCTCCGCCTCTTGCCAGGGCGCGCACCGCGGACGACGCTGTAGCCATGCACGCCGTCCGCCAACTGCTGCTTTCCCTCATGCTGTCCACCGTCGCGCTCACGGGCATCGTGCTGCTGGCGCCGTCCGTGGCCGACGCGTGCTCCTGCGCGTGGTACGACGTGCCGAGCGCGCGCCAGCAGGCCACGCACGTGTTCGAGGGGGTCCTGGTGCGCGTCCTGCCGGCGAGCGGCAACACCCCCGAGCGCGCCGAGTTCCACGTCGACCGCGTGTGGAAGGGCACGGTCACGCGGGTGTTCGCCGTGCAGGCCACGGTCGGGCTGACCATGTGCCCACCGCACCTCGAGGTGGGTCAGCGCTACATCCTGTACACCTCGGGGCCGGCCGACGCGCCCCAAGTGGCCCGGTGTTCGCGCTTCGCGGCCGGACCATCCCTCGTCACCGAACGGCGCGAGCTGGGCGCCCCCCTGCAGACCCTGACGCCGCGCCCGTGAACCTCATGCCGCGCTGAAGCGCCCCCGTGCGGCCCAGCTGCGCCTGCCCCTGAACGTGCACGGGCGGCGCACAAGGGGGGCCAGCACCGGCGTTCGCGTGCCTATCCCATCGCTGCTATAGGCGACCGATGAGCGATCAGACCTCCGTGCTGCAGCCCCTCGTCGAGGCTGCTTTCCAGGACCGTAAGCTGCTCGTGGACGCGGCGCACCGTGACGCCGTGCTGGCCACCGTGGAGCTCGTCGACAAGGGCAAGCTGCGCGTCGCCACGCCCCCCACCACCGAGGGCGGCGAGTGGACCGTGAACGCGTGGATCAAGCAGTCCATCCTGCTGTACTTCGGCGTGCGGGCCATGGAGACGATGGAGGTCGGCCCCTTCGAGTTCCACGACAAGATCCCGCTCAAGACCGACCTCGCGTCCCAGGGCGTGCGCGTCGTCCCGCCGGGCACTGTGCGCTACGGCGCCCACATGGAGCCCACCTCCATCCTCATGCCGGGGTACGTCAACATCGGCGCCTACGTGGGGGCCGGCACCATGGTGGACACCTGGGCCACCGTCGGCAGCTGCGCGCAGATCGGCAAGCACGTGCACCTCTCGGGCGGCGTCGGCATCGGCGGCGTGCTCGAGCCCCCCGGCGCCACCCCCGTCATCATCGAGGACGGCGCGTTCATCGGCTCGCGCGCCATCGTGGTCGAGGGCTGCCGCATCGGCGCCGAGGCCGTTCTGGGCGCCAACGTGGTCATCACCTCGAGCACCAAGATCATCGACGTGACCGGGCCCGAGCCCGTCGAGCACCACAAGTTCGTCCCGCCCCGCTCGGTGGTCATCCCCGGCACGCGCGTGAAGAAGTTCCCCGCCGGCGAGTTCGGCGTGCCCTGCGCGCTCATCATCGGTCAGCGCAAGGCCAGCACCGACACCAAGGTCTCGCTCAACGACGCGTTGCGCGACTTCGGCGTGAGCGTCTGACGAGGCGCAGGCGACTGAAGGTCTGAGACAGGAGCTGATCGGCGCTCGGCGGAGGCGGCACCCCCGACCGTGGACGCTGTCTCGAGGAGGGGCTAGCTCTCGGTGGTGATGGGGGGCACCAGGCTGAAGCCTGGTGCCCGAAGGCTGCAGTGTGACCTGCAAGTCCGCCCCACTGCGGGGGCGGACTACCTGATCGCGAGCGATGCAGGGTCGGACACGCGGTGGGCCGACCCCGAGTACGCCTAACAGGTCCGTGGACTCGACACCGGGGCCAGGGATGGGATGCGGCGACCATCGCTGGGCGACGACCACCTAGTCCGCCCCCGCAGTGGGGCGGACTTTCAGCGCGATTGCGGCTCCGAGGCACCAGGCTTCAGCCTGGTGCCTCCCATCATCGCCATCTGCATCGCACCACCCCGCTCCGTCAGGGGATGGTGCCCTCGAGGTACTGCTGCACCTTCGCGCTAGTAGTCATGCCCACCGCCGCGCCGTTGATCCGTCCCACGTAGTCGTCCGCGAAGATGTGGATGCCCCCGTAGAGGCGCGACTGGCCGGCCTGGTCCGCCGCGTCCGCGTAGCGCGCCCACTGCAGGTGCACGTCCACGCTGGGCCCGTCCTCGAACACCAAGTACTGGTTGGCGCGCGCCACGTACTCGTGGATGCCGTTGGGGAAGTACGGGCTGTTGGTGTAGGCCGTGAGCGCCTCGGCGGCGGCGCGGCTGAACGTGCTGTGCCCCGACACGTACCCCGGGAACGCGGGCGTGACGAACGTGCGCCGCTGATAGGGAATCCACTCGAGCGCGCGCATCCACCCCACGGGGGTGTAGCCGTTGGCCCGGTCACCCGGCTCGCCGCGCCACGCGCGCACGGCCAGCTCGCCCTGGTACCAGCGGAGGTGGTAGTGACGCTCCCCCGGCGCGGAGCTCTCGGGCGTGATGAGCTCGATCAGGTCGTCGATCAGCGGCAGGCCGCCTTCGTTGTAGCTGGGCAGGCTCATGTCGGTGCGCTGCCCGAGCTGCGCCATGTAGCGAATGAGCGTGATGGGGCGCGGCCCGAGGCTGTCGCGCTTCATGGCCCACGCCACGACCGCCGCGTCATGCGTGGCCGCGGTCACGGCGAGGTAGATGCCCACGTCCCACGCCAGCCGGTCCGCCGGGGCAGCCGCGCCGAAGGGCCGCAGGTCGGCCGGGGCCATGTCGTCACTGACCTCGTTGGCCAGCACCATCCAGTGTCCGGGCGGGGTCTCGGAGGACGGACCGTCCGCCCAGAACTCGGCCAGCACGCGCGCGAAGTCGCCGCGCGGCACCACGTTCGGCGCGTAGGTCCCGCCCGTGACCGGGTTGGTCGGATAGCCCGTGCCGTCGTCCGCGCCCAGGGAGTTGTTGCCCAGCGAGCCGGGTCCGATGTCGATCATGACGCCATCGTCGATGTCCAGCTGCGCGGTGCGCCGGATGACCTGCACCACCCAGTCCACCATGTCGGGGTGGTCGATGGTCGGGTACCCGCTCACGGGATCACCATAGCGCCCGGTCATCGCGTCGGGCTCCACAGCGAAGGGCTCCACATCGCGCCAGTGCGCGCCGATGTAGGGCTGCACGCTGGTCTCGAGGACAATGCCGTTCTGCGTCTCCGCAGTGGCCAAGTTGAGCTGCTGCCACACGTCGATGTTGGTCACGTTGGTGCCGAGGCGGTCGACGATCATCGGCGGGTTCTCGGGAGTCCAGCTCGTGGTGTCGGCGTAGTTGTTCGCCTCGTTCGCGCCGTCGTCCGCGAAGCGCGCGACGACCGCGTTGCCGATGCGGTTGCCGATGGCGATCGGCGTGTCGCCGACCGCGGTCTCGTCGTCCGGGTCGAGCCCGAGCACGTCCATGAAGCGCGCGTAGCAGTCCAGCGACATGGCGCCGCCCACCGCGGTCGTGTAGCGGTGCTGCAGCACGCGCAGGGCCGCGTACGAGATGGCCGTGTCCACGTCGGAGGGCATGGTGGCCGTGTGCGTCTCGTCGACCACCACGCCCACGGCGGTGGCGTCGAACGCGGCCCACGCGTCGTACATGGCGATGCTCACGTGCAGCAGGTTGCGCGCGTGCTTGGGCGGGTGCGGGATGTCGCGACGGATGGAGTTGAGCAGCTGCTCGCTCCAGCGGCGCGCGATGGTGCCGCTCGGGAACACGTCCACGGCCGCGGCGGGGCAGGTGGTGCTGGGCGGGGTCACGGGCTCGGGCGCCCACACCTCGGGCACCGTCGCCGAGGTGCGCACGACGCCCTGGTTCAGCGCCGGTGTGAGCACGCTGCCGCCCACCGCCCACACGGGGCCGTCCGTCGCGCCGAAGAGCGCGTGCACCGACTCGGGCGGCGTCGCACCGAAGCCGAGGTCCACGTCCTCCCAGCGACCCACACGGCGGCTGCGCGCGGCGTACCCGCCCTCGCCGGCCACCCACAGCGTTCCATCGGCCACGAAGGTGACGGCCTGCAGCAAGGGCGCGGTCGCGGGCGCGTCGTCCGTGAACCCGTCGAGCCCGCCGCGCAGCACCACGCCCTGGCTGCGCCCGCCGACGATGACCACCTCACGCGCGTTGCCCGTCACGGTGAAGAGGGACGCCGTGGTGCCTGAGGGGACCACCGAGAGCGCGTCGCCGTCCCAGTGCAGGACGGTGCCTTCGCTGCCGACCATCCATACGTCGTCGGCCGCGCGGCCCCACACCTTGAAGAGCGCGGGCAGCTCGCCGGTCGCCGTGCGCGGCACGTCGGCGGGCAGCGGCACCTCGGAGAACGTGGTGCCATTGAAGCGCCATACGAAGCCGTCGCGGCCCGCGAAGCCGCCCACGGCCCACACGTCGGTCGGGCTGGCGCCCCACACACCGAACACGGTGTTGCCGAAGAACGGGGGCGTGGGCAGCCGCTCGGCCACGCCGTCCACCACGCGCAGCACGCTGGCGCCGCCGCCCGAGAGGAACACGGGGCCGCCAGGGAACGCGTGCACCCACCAGAGGTCGTGGCGGATGCCGGTGTCCACGGTGGTCCACTCGCTGCCGTCGAAGCGCAGCGCCACGGGCGGGAGGCCCGGCGCGGGCTGGGCGCCGACGACCCACACGTCGTCCGTGGCGGTCGCGGCCACCGAGAGGAAGGCGGCGTTGTCGTGCGCGGCGGCGGCGTTGAAGGTCGGCACGGGATCGACCCCACCTCCGCCACCGCAGCCCGCCGAGGCCAGGACCCCGAGACACGCCAACGCAATTATCCCCCGCTGGGGCGACCAAGCTACACGTCCAATCATCGGGGCATGGTGCCAGGGGGTTCCGCCGCGTCAATGGTCCCGGCGCGGCAGACTCTCAAAGGCTCGCCGCCAGCTCCGCCCCTTGTGCGATCGCACGCTTCGCGTCCAGCTCGGCGGCCACGTCGGCCCCGCCGATGACGTGCACCCCGCCGCGCTTCGGCTTGCCACGCTTCCCCGCCGCCTCGGGCACCAGGTCACGCACGGAGACCTGCCCCGCGCACAGGATGATGTGGTCCACCTCGAGCAGCTCGGCCTTGCCCTCACGCCGGATGTGCAGCCCCTGATCGTCGATGCGCTCGTAGGTCACCCCGTCCAGCATGCGGACCCCGCCGCGCTGGAGCGCCAGCTTGTGCACCCAGCCCGTGGTCCGGCCGGGGCCCGTGCCCATCTTCTTCGCGCCCTCACTGCGCTGCAGCATCGTGATGGTGCGCCGCGGCCGCTCGACGTGCGGCTCGCGCAAGCCCCCGGCCGAGGTGCCGCTCGGGTCCACGCCCCACTCGGCACACCAGGCCTCGAGGCTCATGTCCGGGTCCTGCAGGAGGTACTCGCACACGTCCACGCCGATGCCGCCCGAGCCGATGACGGCCACGCGCTGCCCGACGGGCTTCTTGTCGCGCAGTACGTCCGTGTAGCGCAGCACCTTCGGGTGCTCGATGCCCGGGATGCTGGGCACGCGCGGCACCACGCCCGTCGCGACGATGACGTCGTCGTAGCCGGCGAGCTCGCCCTGGCTCACGCGCGTGCCGAGGCGCAGCGTGACGCCGGTGCGCGCGACCTCGTTCTCGAAGTAGCGCAGGGTCTCGCGGAACTCTTCCTTGCCGGGTACGGCCGCAGCCATGCGGAACTGCCCACCGATGGCGTCGGCCGCCTCGAAGAGCGTGACCTGGTGTCCGCGCTCGGCCGCGACGGTGGCCGCCGAGAGCCCCGCCATGCCCGCGCCCACGACAGCGACGCGGCGCGGTGAAGTGACGCGCGTGTACTTCAGCTCGGTCTCGCGCGCGGCGCGTGGGTTGACCATGCACGTGGCCCGCTTGAGCGAGAACGTGTGGTCCAGGCAGGCCTGGTTGCACGCGATGCACGTGTTGATGGCCTCGGGGCGACCGGCCGCGGCCTTGTGCACGAAGTCCGGGTCGGCCAGCAACGGGCGCGCCATGGACACCAGGTCGGCGTCCCCGGCGGCGAGGATGGACTCGGCCACGTCCGGCGTGTTGATGCGGTTGGACGCGATGACCGGCACCGGCACAGCGCGCTTGAGCCGCGCGGTGACCTCGCGGAAGGCCGCGCGCGGCACGGAGGTGACGATGGTGGGCACGCGCGCCTCGTGCCAGCCGATGCCCGTGTTGAGCAGCGTGATGCCCGCCTCCGCGAGGGCGAGCGCCATGGTCTCGACCTCTTCGTAGGTGTTGCCGCCCTCGACCAGGTCCAGGATGGAGAGGCGATACATGACGATGAAGTCGGGCCCCACCTCGCGCCGCACGGCGCGCACGATCTCCACCGGGAAGCGCATGCGGCCGTGGATGTCGCCGCCCCAGCGGTCCGTGCGCTCGTTCACGCGCCGGCACGCGAACTGGTTCAGCAGGTAGCCCTCGCTGCCCATGATCTCGACCCCGTCGTAGCCCGCGCGGCGCGCGATGGCGGCGCTGCGCGCGAAGTCGTCGATGGTGGAGAGGATCTGCGCCTCGCTCATGGCGCGCGGCTTGAACGGGTTGATGGGCGACTTCTTGGCGCTGGCCGAGACCGACCAGGGGTGGTGCGCGTAGCGCCCCGTGTGGATGAGCTGGAGTGCGATCTTGCCGCCGTGCTCGTGCACCGCGCGTGTCACTTGCTGGTGCGGCAGCACGTCGCCCGGGCTGTTGACCACGCCGGAGCCCGGGTAGAACCACGCGCGCCGGTTGACGCTGAGGCCGCCCGTGACCATCAGGCCCACGCCGCCCTTGGCGCGCTCCGCGAAGTAGGCCGCGAGCTTGGGGTAGTTCCAGAAGCGGTCCTCGAGGCCGGTGTGCATGGAGCCCATGACGACGCGGTTGCGCAGCGTGGTGAAGCCCAGCGGGAGCGGCGAGAGCAGGTGCGGGAAAGGCTGTTCCATGATGGTTCTCCTGTGCCCAGGCGCTCGGCCCGGAATCTGTACACCGTTCAGATGACATCAAGTCTGAACGCTGTCAAGATTCCCCGCGATGCCGCGCAAGGTCCCCCGCCCCTACCACCACGGCGATCTCCGCCCCACGCTGCTGCGCGAGGCACAGGCCATGGTGCGCGAGGTGGGCCTCGAGGGGCTCTCGCTGCGGCAGCTCGGTCTGCGCGCGGGGGTCAGCGCGTCGGCCCTGTACCACCACTTCGACAACAAGAACGCGCTGCTGTGCGCGCTGGCCGAGGAGGGCTTCGCCACGCTCGACCAGGTGCTCCAGGAAGCCGCGAGCGACGTGTCCGGCAACCTGCGCGAGCAGACCCTGCGCTTCGTGCGGGCCTACGTGGGCTACGCCGCCGCGCACCCCGAGATCTACGACCTCATGTTCGGGCGCGCGCTGTGGAAGGCGGGCGAGCCCACCGAGAGCCTGCGCACCTTCGCGTTCTCCACGTTCCGCCGCTACGTGGACTACGTCAGCGCCACCGACCCACGCGTGGGCGGCGGGAAGGCGGGGCTGCGGCACGCGCAGGCGCGCTGGGCGACGGTCCACGGGCTGTGCCGGCTGGTGATCGACGGCGTGTACACGGACGGCGCGGACCTTTTGGGGATGACGGCGGCGGCGGCGGACCTGCTGGTGGGCCGCAGCGACTGAGCGGGCAGACGGCCGCCGACGCTCAGCGGCATAGAAGCGTGTCGAACATGCTGCCCTGCACCGTGCAGCCCGTCGTCCCGAGGCACCGGCAGCTGTAGAACACCACCTCCATGCCGCAGTTGGCGGGCTTCGCGTCGAAGGGGCGCGGGCCGAGGTCCTCGGCGCAGGTGGTGGTGCACATGGCCCCCGGGTTCACGCAACCGGTCCCGGCAGGCACCGGCTCGGTCACGCCGTTGCAGTCGAAGTCCGCGATGCGCTCGGACGGGGCGCAGCCCGGCATGGACTCTGGGCAGAAGGTGTAGTCGTAGTAGGCGGTCTGCCCGGGGTGCACATCCTCCGCCCCGTCGTGGCAGTCGTCCTTGGGCAGCGGACCGCCGGAGCACCCGGCGAACCCCATCCGCGTGTGGCCGTCGTCGTCCGCGTCCTCGGCCACCACCACGCCGCCGCCGCTCGAGCAGTTGTTGTCGCGCCGGTCGCACAGCTCGGGGGCGCCTGGGTAGAAGTCCTCCCCGTCGCCCACGAGGTCGTTGCAGTCGATCATGCCCCCCACGGGCTGCTGGTCGGTGTAGCCGGGCGGGCACGCGGCGCAGGTCTCGATCTCCGGCGCCCCGGCCAGAGCGAAGCCGTCGTGATCGCTGTCGAGCCAGCAGGTGCGGCCGCCGAGGCCCTCGTCCACCATGCCGTTGCAGTTGTCGTCGCTGCCATTGCAGACCTCCATCGAGGGAGTCACCGAGCACGTCCCCCACACGCCCGTGAGCGCGTTGCAGGTCTCGATGCCGCCGGCGCACACGCCGAGCGCCGGGCAGCCGCGCGTCTCCGAGCCGGTACACGAGCACTCCGTCTGGACCACGCCGTCGCAGTTCTCGTCCACACAACCGGTCCCGTCGGGCATGCAGCCGGGGTCGCAGATCTCCGAGCGCAGGGGGCCCACGTCGGCCGTGCTGTCGTCGCAGTCGAGCGCGTTCTCGACGGAGTCGGGCGGAGGCGTGCAGGCCGTGATGGGCGTGGCGTTCATGTCGCCCGCCAGGTCGTGGTCCAGGTCGGGATAGAACGTGCGCAGCACCTCCTCGTCGATGAGCTCGTCGCAGTCGTTGTCGCGACCGTCGCAGCTCTCGGCCTCGTCCGGGTGCACGGAGGGGTTCAGGTCGTTGCAGTCGGTGCCGCAGACGTCCCCGTTGCAGCAGGCCACGTCTGGGTAGTTGTCCATGTCCTGGTCGCGGAAGCCGAACGTGCGGGGGTCGCAGTCCTCGTCGTGGTTGGCCACGTCGCACACCTCGACGTTGGACGGGAAGCGGTTGGGGTCGGCGTCGTCGCAGTCGTCACCGCCGCACGCGACGTCGCGGTGTCCGTCGAAGTCGGCGTCCACGCACGTGCTCTGGCAGATGCCGCTGGCCTCGACGCACGTCCCGCCCGTGCAGGGTGGCTCTCCGGCTTCGCACCCCATGGCGCCGCACACCTCGACCCCGTTGCAGAACACACCGTCGTCGCAGTCGGACGCCATCTGACACGGCCGCCCAGCGTCGTCGGAGGGCGTGGGACTGGTCTGGCCGGCACAGCCGAAGACGCACGCGCTCGCCAGCAGCGCGACGAGTGCGCTCGCGGCGCCCTGCGCAGCAGCGGGGGATGAAGTGTGCGCACGAGAGCGCGGGTGAGCCGGAGAGCGGCGCAGCGAGGCCATGCGCGACGCTACATCGCGAGCAGCGCGTGGACAATCGGGGCCGGAGAATTAGGTCGAGCCGTGGCCCGC from Sandaracinaceae bacterium carries:
- a CDS encoding VCBS repeat-containing protein, with the protein product MIPFSGPAQADLPPGYVIALGDVDGDGDLDLLLHGWESGLPGNLPTGVTTLLSWDAQAGRYEPSAFPSGEDEGIEAEAEWAQFGDVDGDGDLDLVTDDRFRPVWINDGTGVFSAVVDSALAGPDDGPSVVRARAMSDLDDDGDLDVVYVGSGPGHVWLNDGAGHFTDSGQALSGDRGQSVALGDVDGDGDTDMLVFNFASRSGQGAEPDRVWLNDGTGHFDDSGQRLSGSVLSTHGALGDVDGDGDLDAVVGGFGGGLVWLNDGAGTFRDSGQRLDILDARALSLGDLDGDGDIDVFMTGFGEGVRLWANDSRGRFISVDGIPDAWEQFGVGAQADIDGDGIADLILAFYHHTELWLGGE
- a CDS encoding putative metal-binding motif-containing protein gives rise to the protein MPVASACGSIVAGVSMHIRQVSESVTGRNRCLVFFFAVSACAGALGCGGGNSGSNDAGSVAVCETDGVCDDGRYCTGVERCLPSDARADARGCVTGGAPCTGADICNEDTRMCTCSGTRDNDSDGADSIACGGDDCDDGDARRFPGAAEVCDAEGVDEDCDPTTLGPDMDNDGDILEGCCNLQSSGTLLCGTDCDDQNPNVAPGAPEICDGLDNNCSGSLSFPGEDDDDDGYADCMDLPVALRDCDDQVPTVYPGAPELCDGRDNDCNGVLPPGDDRDGDGFAAMGAECTAGVPQTDCDDFTPFVSPAFIREACDGRDNDCDSRIDEECSGHCDPVTDGTIVDSVFLSETLDGCASACADQSDTCMQACVQAAYAGAVSTQCAVCAEVLYGGLLGNDDCLTDPTSGECLCGSDLLRCTGIVAPGCTTPSCGHAYFRYPYCADTTCSDAACVPMCAAPTESWCKDCVSELQACELLSCAAACADHGAFECDACLQTNCVPAFDACSGSEPLAARTPDCTAAEASALQSPTGPPIEDCLDGCFDTCGLSDLDCLRMCGGACADAATAVPVSEACVIGYASFVLCRRDVVRSTGACAAACASPGAACDACRCDECEQRFFLYSGFTSGACHTGG
- a CDS encoding 2,3,4,5-tetrahydropyridine-2,6-dicarboxylate N-succinyltransferase, which translates into the protein MSDQTSVLQPLVEAAFQDRKLLVDAAHRDAVLATVELVDKGKLRVATPPTTEGGEWTVNAWIKQSILLYFGVRAMETMEVGPFEFHDKIPLKTDLASQGVRVVPPGTVRYGAHMEPTSILMPGYVNIGAYVGAGTMVDTWATVGSCAQIGKHVHLSGGVGIGGVLEPPGATPVIIEDGAFIGSRAIVVEGCRIGAEAVLGANVVITSSTKIIDVTGPEPVEHHKFVPPRSVVIPGTRVKKFPAGEFGVPCALIIGQRKASTDTKVSLNDALRDFGVSV